A DNA window from Thermoflexus sp. contains the following coding sequences:
- a CDS encoding thiolase C-terminal domain-containing protein has protein sequence MGRLMSEVAIVGIGWSGFRSITPDLSFRELMFEAAAMAYADAGIHPRRDLDGLVTAEEDFHEGIAISDEYVPDQMGAVLKSVHTIAGDGLQALAAGVMQIASGAARIVAVESHSKASNIRNLPQITALAMDPVFQRPLEAHPLFIAGLEMRRYLEATRTPAEHVAQVVVKNRRNAMRNPRAAFPAVLSVEDVLGSEPLAEPLTRLMAAEPADGCVVLVLARGDIARSLTDRPIWIRGIGWATDSYSLENRDWEGARYLRRAAELAYQQAGIRSPRRAFAFVEVDDTFAYKELQHLEALGLCRPGEAGWWTAEGATEIEGELPVNPSGGCLGEGHLLDASGLARVLEAVLQLRGEAGPRQIPNAHTALVASWRGLPTATGAVAILSREP, from the coding sequence ATGGGACGTCTGATGAGCGAGGTGGCGATCGTCGGCATCGGCTGGAGCGGTTTCCGCTCGATCACCCCCGACCTCTCGTTCCGGGAGCTGATGTTTGAGGCTGCCGCCATGGCCTACGCTGACGCCGGGATCCATCCCCGCCGGGATCTGGACGGGCTGGTCACCGCCGAGGAGGACTTCCACGAAGGCATCGCCATCAGCGATGAATACGTCCCCGACCAGATGGGAGCCGTCCTCAAATCCGTGCACACCATCGCCGGCGATGGCCTCCAGGCCCTGGCCGCCGGGGTGATGCAAATCGCCTCCGGCGCCGCCCGTATCGTGGCCGTCGAGTCCCACAGCAAGGCCAGCAACATCCGGAACCTTCCCCAGATCACCGCTCTCGCCATGGATCCGGTGTTCCAGCGCCCCCTGGAGGCTCACCCCCTCTTCATCGCCGGGCTGGAGATGCGCCGTTACCTGGAAGCCACGCGCACGCCCGCGGAGCATGTGGCCCAGGTGGTGGTCAAGAACCGGCGCAACGCTATGCGCAACCCGCGAGCGGCCTTCCCGGCAGTGCTCTCCGTTGAGGATGTGCTGGGCAGCGAGCCCCTGGCGGAGCCCCTCACCCGGCTGATGGCGGCGGAACCAGCGGACGGATGCGTGGTGCTGGTCCTGGCCCGGGGGGATATCGCCCGATCCCTCACCGATCGGCCGATCTGGATCCGGGGCATCGGATGGGCGACGGATTCTTACAGCCTGGAGAACCGGGATTGGGAGGGAGCGCGTTACCTGCGTCGGGCAGCCGAGCTGGCCTATCAGCAGGCCGGGATCCGATCCCCCCGCCGGGCTTTCGCTTTCGTCGAGGTCGATGACACATTCGCCTACAAAGAGCTCCAGCATCTGGAAGCCCTGGGCCTCTGCCGTCCGGGGGAGGCCGGCTGGTGGACCGCTGAGGGGGCCACGGAGATTGAAGGGGAATTGCCGGTGAATCCCTCGGGGGGTTGCCTGGGCGAAGGGCATCTGCTGGATGCCTCGGGGCTGGCCCGGGTGCTGGAGGCCGTGCTTCAGCTCCGGGGAGAGGCCGGCCCTCGCCAGATCCCGAACGCCCATACCGCCCTCGTGGCCTCATGGCGAGGGCTGCCCACCGCCACCGGGGCGGTGGCCATCCTGAGCCGGGAGCCGTAA
- a CDS encoding type II toxin-antitoxin system VapC family toxin, which translates to MRAYVLDTHALIWYLTRDERLSPAARRALEEIERGEARGLIPVVVLLELIRIEEKELIPPLWEIAITTLLGEGRFEIVPLDLSLLALVRELPELEDLHDRVIVATAQRYNAVLVTYDETIRQSGRVETLW; encoded by the coding sequence GTGAGAGCTTACGTTCTGGACACCCATGCCCTGATCTGGTATCTCACCCGGGATGAGCGATTGAGCCCGGCCGCTCGCCGCGCGCTGGAAGAGATCGAACGCGGGGAAGCCCGAGGCCTGATCCCGGTTGTGGTCCTGCTGGAACTGATCCGGATCGAGGAGAAGGAGCTGATCCCCCCGCTCTGGGAGATCGCGATCACGACGCTTCTGGGAGAGGGGAGATTCGAAATCGTCCCCCTGGATCTCAGCCTGCTGGCCCTGGTTCGGGAACTTCCCGAGCTGGAAGACCTGCACGATCGGGTGATCGTGGCCACTGCGCAGCGCTACAACGCGGTGCTGGTGACCTACGACGAGACCATCCGCCAGTCCGGGCGGGTGGAGACACTCTGGTGA
- a CDS encoding thiolase domain-containing protein → MAGRRVAIVGAGMTQFVRRALETGQELAWEAASKALESCEMTLDQIDAVVLGSAPDAFDGVHMKVEYLSPGAGAWGKPTIRGYVGGGTGVFAAIQGWYHIASGMFDTVLVVCEEKMSSCHPHPQAAFNYIFDHTLERPLGPNLLWIFALEMNAYMTKYGLTKRDIAMVAVKNKRNAADHPAAQLGDPHITVEDVLNSEVLAWPVQRLDVSPTSDGAVAIVMAAEHIARRVTSKPVWVEGVGWSLDTQYWTNRDLSYPTYVEEAARKAYAMAGIREPRKEIHIVEPYDPFDYKELHHLEGLLLADRGKAAELIALGIANRDGDMPVTPSGGLLGVGNPIAAAGLMKVAEIFWQLRGEAGKRQVPGQPRRGLAQAWGDLMQVGTVIILGI, encoded by the coding sequence ATGGCGGGACGACGGGTGGCCATTGTGGGCGCTGGGATGACCCAATTCGTCCGTCGGGCCCTGGAGACCGGCCAGGAGCTGGCCTGGGAGGCTGCCAGCAAGGCGCTGGAATCCTGCGAGATGACCCTGGATCAAATTGACGCCGTGGTCCTGGGCTCCGCTCCGGACGCCTTCGATGGAGTCCATATGAAAGTCGAATACCTGAGCCCCGGGGCAGGGGCCTGGGGCAAACCCACCATTCGGGGATATGTGGGTGGTGGGACAGGGGTCTTCGCGGCCATCCAGGGCTGGTATCACATCGCCAGCGGGATGTTCGATACGGTGCTGGTGGTGTGCGAAGAGAAGATGTCCTCCTGCCATCCCCATCCCCAGGCCGCCTTCAATTACATTTTCGATCACACCCTGGAACGCCCGCTGGGCCCCAACCTCCTGTGGATCTTCGCCCTGGAAATGAACGCGTATATGACCAAATACGGGCTGACCAAGCGGGATATCGCGATGGTGGCCGTGAAGAACAAGCGGAACGCCGCCGACCACCCCGCCGCCCAGCTGGGAGATCCCCACATCACGGTCGAGGATGTGCTCAACTCGGAGGTGCTGGCCTGGCCCGTCCAGCGGCTGGATGTCTCCCCCACCAGCGATGGGGCGGTGGCCATCGTGATGGCCGCCGAGCATATCGCCCGGCGGGTAACCAGCAAGCCCGTCTGGGTCGAAGGGGTGGGCTGGTCGCTGGATACGCAATACTGGACCAACCGGGATCTCTCCTACCCCACGTATGTCGAAGAGGCGGCCCGCAAAGCCTATGCCATGGCCGGGATCCGGGAGCCCCGCAAGGAGATCCACATCGTCGAGCCCTATGATCCCTTTGATTACAAGGAGTTGCACCACCTGGAAGGGCTGCTCCTGGCCGATCGGGGGAAGGCGGCTGAGCTGATCGCCCTGGGGATCGCCAACCGAGATGGCGATATGCCGGTGACGCCCTCGGGCGGGCTCCTGGGAGTGGGCAATCCGATCGCCGCCGCGGGTTTAATGAAGGTCGCCGAGATCTTCTGGCAGCTGCGGGGAGAGGCCGGGAAACGCCAAGTGCCCGGCCAGCCCCGGCGGGGCCTGGCCCAGGCCTGGGGCGATCTCATGCAGGTGGGCACGGTGATCATCCTGGGGATCTAA
- a CDS encoding Zn-ribbon domain-containing OB-fold protein, with amino-acid sequence MERWVYPVTSLRPEDVGQGRVCTTRAPLRGEYAWDAGVAIGRFLTELKAGRLIGRRCRACSRVMIPPRMFCEQCFRPTDEWVPLADTGTVITFSVCTISWDMRRLDVPEVPAVIAIDGASPGMGIMHKLGEVGRTLEEILDRVRIGMRVQAVWRPAGEREGAITDILYFRPLEP; translated from the coding sequence ATGGAGCGCTGGGTCTACCCGGTCACCAGTCTACGGCCTGAGGATGTGGGACAGGGGCGGGTGTGCACGACACGAGCTCCCCTGCGGGGGGAATATGCCTGGGACGCCGGGGTGGCCATTGGGCGGTTCCTAACGGAATTGAAGGCGGGTCGCCTCATTGGGCGTCGCTGTCGGGCCTGCAGCCGGGTGATGATCCCGCCCCGGATGTTCTGCGAGCAATGCTTCCGGCCGACGGATGAGTGGGTGCCCCTGGCCGATACCGGAACCGTGATCACGTTCTCGGTGTGCACCATCTCCTGGGATATGCGCCGCCTGGACGTCCCAGAGGTCCCGGCCGTGATCGCCATCGATGGGGCCTCCCCGGGAATGGGGATCATGCATAAACTCGGGGAGGTCGGCCGAACCCTCGAGGAGATCCTGGATCGGGTCCGGATCGGGATGCGCGTCCAGGCGGTCTGGAGGCCGGCCGGGGAGCGGGAAGGCGCGATCACCGATATCCTCTATTTCCGACCTCTGGAGCCATGA
- a CDS encoding Zn-ribbon domain-containing OB-fold protein, with translation MPLIERIQHLDEVRAWRGAIQLEGVYTAGVAGERWLRGLQEGKIYGTRCPRCRYTYVPARRFCERCLGPLGEDTWIEVGPQGTLVSWTRLHVAPDGTRQVPPRTIGLIRLDGADAVLVHELIEGQEWTSGMRVEAVFRPPAERSGSIRDLLGFRPL, from the coding sequence ATGCCCCTGATCGAACGGATCCAGCATCTGGATGAGGTCCGGGCCTGGCGGGGAGCCATCCAGCTGGAGGGCGTCTACACCGCGGGCGTGGCGGGGGAACGCTGGTTGCGCGGGCTGCAGGAGGGGAAAATCTACGGGACCCGTTGCCCCCGCTGCCGATACACCTATGTTCCAGCCCGACGGTTCTGTGAGCGCTGCCTGGGTCCCCTGGGAGAGGACACCTGGATCGAGGTCGGCCCGCAGGGGACCCTGGTTTCGTGGACCCGGTTGCACGTGGCTCCAGATGGCACCCGGCAGGTTCCCCCCCGGACCATCGGCCTGATCCGTCTGGACGGCGCCGACGCGGTTCTGGTGCACGAGCTGATCGAGGGCCAGGAATGGACCAGCGGCATGCGGGTGGAAGCCGTCTTCCGGCCACCCGCCGAGCGATCGGGAAGCATCCGGGATCTGCTGGGGTTCCGTCCCCTTTGA
- a CDS encoding LysM peptidoglycan-binding domain-containing M23 family metallopeptidase translates to MEHHPSVRKSSRFGRIRGRLLRISSDRDGQVPWSIPLQAQLRKLHHGVRRALAFSAALWAHYSVHVGLVLAVGLLYLALIQSRMAPAWLLQPIQLPVLSRDEPASPEVLQALLRRSAYLGGTRRNNPALLIRQVDLHTEIPERPRRGIITYTVQAGDTLFGIAEKFKLRPETILWANYEVLQDDPHMLEIGQVLNIPPVDGVLHVVKEGETLEAIARKYNVTPEAIRNAEWNNLMDGGEPQVGQVLIVPGGTRPFAGWTPPRQAYVVVAGGKRLPSGACPSVQVPPLGTGSFVWPVNSHWRSGYDFAPWHPGVDFAGRLGDPVYAADAGTVVYAGWSTVGYGNLIVLDHGNGYQTYYAHLSAIFVGCGQQVAKGTTIGLVGSTGRSTGPHLHFEIRGPGGFVNPWQALPPP, encoded by the coding sequence ATGGAGCATCACCCCTCGGTTCGGAAATCCTCCCGTTTCGGGAGGATACGGGGACGCCTGCTGCGGATCTCTTCCGACCGTGATGGGCAGGTCCCCTGGTCTATCCCGCTTCAGGCCCAGCTCAGAAAGCTGCACCATGGAGTTCGGAGAGCCCTGGCGTTCAGCGCCGCGCTATGGGCTCATTACAGCGTGCACGTCGGCCTGGTTCTGGCGGTGGGATTGCTCTATCTGGCCCTCATCCAGAGCCGGATGGCCCCGGCATGGCTGCTCCAGCCTATTCAGCTTCCGGTGCTCTCCCGAGACGAGCCGGCTTCCCCGGAGGTTCTGCAAGCGCTCCTTCGCCGTTCCGCTTATCTGGGTGGAACCCGGCGAAACAACCCGGCGCTATTGATCCGCCAGGTGGATCTCCACACCGAGATCCCGGAGCGGCCCCGGCGAGGCATCATCACCTATACCGTCCAGGCCGGCGACACCCTCTTCGGCATTGCGGAGAAATTCAAGCTGCGGCCTGAGACCATCCTCTGGGCGAACTATGAGGTCCTCCAGGATGATCCCCATATGCTGGAGATCGGCCAGGTCCTGAATATCCCGCCGGTGGATGGGGTGCTGCACGTGGTGAAGGAAGGGGAGACCCTGGAGGCTATCGCCAGGAAATACAATGTGACCCCTGAGGCTATCCGCAACGCGGAGTGGAACAACCTGATGGACGGCGGGGAGCCCCAGGTGGGCCAGGTGCTGATCGTGCCGGGTGGCACCCGTCCCTTCGCCGGATGGACCCCACCCCGGCAGGCCTATGTGGTCGTGGCGGGCGGCAAACGGCTCCCCTCCGGCGCCTGCCCCAGCGTGCAGGTCCCCCCTCTGGGCACCGGGAGCTTCGTCTGGCCAGTCAACAGCCACTGGCGCTCCGGTTATGATTTCGCCCCGTGGCACCCCGGGGTGGACTTCGCAGGACGTCTGGGGGATCCGGTCTATGCGGCGGACGCCGGCACCGTGGTTTACGCGGGGTGGAGCACCGTCGGCTACGGCAACCTGATCGTCCTGGACCACGGGAACGGTTACCAGACGTATTACGCCCACCTTAGCGCTATCTTTGTAGGCTGCGGGCAGCAAGTAGCCAAAGGGACCACGATTGGCCTCGTGGGCTCCACTGGGCGTTCCACCGGACCGCACTTGCACTTCGAGATCCGGGGGCCGGGCGGCTTCGTAAACCCCTGGCAGGCCCTGCCTCCTCCGTAG
- a CDS encoding cytochrome c oxidase assembly protein, with product MTWQAVAPVLGVGLMAALGLYFVGIACVYEELPAARRRAHFGWFLLGLGLAAIGFIPSPLLLGPDLRFTANMAQFVALTALAAPSLWMGLPEPFFRPLARCLPLARAGRWLTRPIPAYLVANLVFFAWHTPNLFEPASRNVAFWVLKQLLFLLAALLAWGPVLSPTPAWPRLSEPGQVLYLFFLAMPTTLLGALFTFPDARIYNPTALGFEVCAPSSLEDQRLAGLFMWVPGALIYLGALTLVFFRWFGKEER from the coding sequence ATGACCTGGCAAGCGGTGGCTCCTGTCCTGGGGGTCGGGCTTATGGCAGCCCTGGGGTTATATTTCGTAGGGATTGCATGCGTATACGAAGAGCTGCCCGCTGCTCGACGACGAGCCCATTTCGGGTGGTTCCTCCTGGGCCTGGGCCTGGCCGCTATCGGCTTCATCCCCTCCCCGCTCCTTCTGGGCCCGGACCTCCGGTTTACGGCGAACATGGCCCAGTTCGTGGCGCTCACCGCTCTGGCGGCTCCCTCGCTCTGGATGGGGCTGCCGGAGCCCTTCTTCCGACCCCTGGCTCGGTGCCTCCCCCTGGCGAGGGCTGGCCGCTGGCTCACCCGGCCAATCCCCGCCTATCTCGTCGCCAACCTGGTCTTCTTTGCCTGGCACACCCCGAACCTGTTCGAGCCGGCCTCTCGCAACGTGGCCTTCTGGGTCCTTAAGCAGCTTCTTTTCCTACTGGCCGCACTGCTGGCATGGGGGCCGGTGCTGAGCCCGACCCCGGCCTGGCCCCGCCTCTCCGAGCCCGGCCAGGTCCTCTATCTCTTCTTTCTGGCCATGCCAACCACCCTGTTGGGCGCCCTCTTCACGTTCCCGGACGCCCGCATTTACAACCCCACGGCTCTGGGATTCGAAGTGTGCGCGCCATCCTCTCTGGAGGATCAGCGGCTGGCGGGCCTTTTCATGTGGGTGCCCGGTGCCCTGATCTACCTCGGGGCCCTGACCCTGGTGTTCTTCCGGTGGTTCGGAAAGGAGGAGCGCTGA
- a CDS encoding MoxR family ATPase: MVASIEEVRQRLAAQQYIASDEIATTVFLAERLGKPVLIEGPAGVGKTELAKAWAAATGRPLIRLQCYEGLDETKALYEWEYAKQMLYTQLLRDKLNAALADASTLREAADRIAQEEDVFFSLRFLLPRPLLKAILSEEPVVLLIDEIDRADAEFEAFLLEVLSDFQVSVPELGTLRAKHIPMVFLTSNNTRELSEALKRRCLYLFIDYPSLEQELAIVRLKVPELAPQLARQAVELVQRLRRLDLKKQPSISETLDWARALVALNAQHLDRKTLESTLAVLLKHEADLRRGRHLLEGGEEPRRPRPFPRWVADS, encoded by the coding sequence ATGGTCGCTTCGATCGAGGAGGTCCGGCAACGGCTGGCTGCCCAGCAGTATATCGCCTCCGATGAGATCGCCACGACGGTTTTCCTCGCCGAGCGCCTGGGCAAGCCGGTGCTGATCGAGGGCCCTGCAGGGGTAGGCAAGACGGAGCTTGCCAAAGCATGGGCGGCCGCCACCGGCCGTCCCCTGATCCGCCTCCAGTGCTATGAGGGTCTGGATGAAACCAAGGCCCTTTACGAGTGGGAATACGCCAAGCAGATGCTTTACACCCAGCTGTTGCGGGATAAGCTCAACGCCGCGCTGGCGGATGCCTCAACCCTGCGGGAAGCTGCCGACCGCATCGCCCAGGAGGAAGACGTCTTCTTCTCCCTGCGCTTCCTGCTCCCCCGTCCCCTGCTCAAAGCCATCCTCTCCGAGGAGCCCGTGGTTCTCCTCATCGATGAGATCGACCGCGCTGATGCCGAGTTCGAGGCCTTTCTCCTGGAGGTTCTCAGCGACTTCCAGGTGAGCGTCCCCGAGCTGGGGACCCTCCGGGCGAAGCATATCCCCATGGTTTTCCTCACCAGCAACAACACCCGCGAGCTGAGCGAGGCCCTGAAGCGCCGCTGCCTTTACCTGTTCATCGATTACCCATCCCTGGAGCAGGAGCTGGCCATCGTGCGCCTGAAGGTGCCGGAGCTCGCCCCCCAATTGGCCCGGCAGGCTGTGGAGCTGGTCCAGCGCCTGCGGCGGCTGGATCTCAAGAAGCAGCCCAGCATCAGCGAGACGCTGGACTGGGCGCGGGCGCTGGTGGCCCTGAACGCGCAGCATCTCGATCGCAAAACCCTGGAGAGCACCCTGGCGGTCCTTTTAAAGCACGAGGCGGATTTGCGGCGGGGGCGCCATCTGCTGGAGGGCGGCGAGGAGCCCCGACGGCCCCGGCCGTTCCCCCGTTGGGTCGCGGATTCGTGA
- a CDS encoding SCP2 sterol-binding domain-containing protein: MSELTARDVIMRMPEAFQPDKAQGVNATIQYSLTGEGGGDWYIVIAEGTCSVHEGKAEKADVTLTMDAQDFVDIATGKLDAMKAFMSGKLKVSGNMMLATRLTSFFRTG, encoded by the coding sequence ATGAGCGAGCTGACCGCACGCGATGTGATCATGCGAATGCCGGAGGCCTTTCAGCCGGACAAGGCGCAGGGGGTGAACGCCACCATCCAGTATTCCCTCACCGGCGAGGGGGGCGGCGACTGGTATATCGTGATCGCTGAGGGCACATGCTCCGTCCACGAGGGCAAGGCGGAGAAGGCCGATGTGACGCTGACCATGGACGCGCAGGACTTCGTGGACATCGCGACCGGGAAGCTGGATGCGATGAAGGCGTTCATGAGCGGCAAGCTGAAGGTCAGCGGCAATATGATGCTGGCCACTCGCCTGACCTCTTTCTTCCGCACAGGATGA
- a CDS encoding long-chain-fatty-acid--CoA ligase encodes MEERRWHRFYDFWVPRSLTYPRQPLSALMDFAANQYGDRTATIFYGAEMTYRDLRAHSIRLATALDALGVRPGDRVGIMLPNCPQFFIAFYAILRLGAVVVPLNPLYVERELRYVVEDSGMRALIALDTMAPKVMAVREQAGPELVIFAGLQDSMPEAIRPLYLQRVQAQGMSVETPSGPGLYRWADLMERAGERFFQPPVNPVEDVAVLPYTGGTTGLPKGVMLTHFNLFANVIQAYVWAREFVRRGEERYLVVLPLFHSFGMTSLMNVGMFNGATFILLPRFDVEEALNAIRTYQPTFLPAVPTMYIALLNHPRAAEAGLGSIRLCNSGAAPLPVEVIQQFARFSSGAFIEGYGLTEASPITHINPIMNLKKLGSIGLPIPDTDARIVDVETGTRELGPGEIGELIIKGPQVMKGYWNRPEETAQTLRDGWLYTGDIARMDEDGYFYIVDRKKDMILTGGFNVYPREVEEVLYAHPAVLEAAVVGVPDPYRGEAVKAYVVLKPGAQASEEEILEHCRKNLAPYKVPRSVEFRDSLPKSMVGKVLRRMLREAAPAIAAPSLTVPPDVPIRAFFMEWVPRLFEAAVAAAPPEGMEGTTLIVRYRVDGEVFTLRVEDGRRLTVVEGETEETPHVELILHPEALREVIAGRLYMGDPPYLAFQSRRRFEALQRLKGTVRLELERPDGTLWQATAIYNGAAEPSGTLRMTTTDYSSMQRGELDGQVAFATGKLRWEGDFTLLIGLRTLRE; translated from the coding sequence ATGGAGGAGCGGCGATGGCATCGCTTCTATGATTTCTGGGTGCCACGCTCGTTGACCTATCCCCGGCAGCCCCTGAGCGCCCTCATGGATTTCGCGGCCAATCAGTATGGGGATCGCACCGCGACGATCTTCTACGGGGCGGAGATGACCTATCGGGATCTCCGGGCCCATTCCATTCGCCTGGCCACCGCGCTGGACGCCCTGGGAGTCCGGCCCGGGGATCGAGTCGGGATCATGCTCCCGAACTGCCCCCAGTTCTTCATCGCCTTCTATGCTATCCTCCGCCTGGGCGCCGTGGTGGTCCCGCTGAACCCCCTCTACGTGGAGCGGGAGCTCCGCTACGTGGTGGAAGACAGCGGGATGCGGGCGCTGATCGCCCTGGACACGATGGCCCCGAAGGTCATGGCCGTGCGCGAGCAGGCCGGGCCGGAGCTGGTGATCTTCGCCGGCCTCCAGGATTCCATGCCGGAGGCCATTCGCCCCCTCTATCTCCAGCGGGTCCAGGCCCAGGGGATGAGCGTGGAGACGCCGTCCGGTCCGGGGCTCTACCGCTGGGCGGACCTGATGGAGCGAGCGGGGGAGCGCTTCTTCCAGCCGCCCGTGAACCCGGTGGAGGACGTCGCCGTCCTTCCCTACACGGGCGGGACCACCGGCCTGCCCAAGGGGGTGATGCTCACCCATTTCAACCTCTTCGCCAACGTCATCCAGGCTTACGTCTGGGCGCGGGAGTTCGTCCGTCGGGGGGAGGAGCGCTACCTGGTGGTGCTTCCCCTCTTTCATTCCTTCGGCATGACCTCGCTGATGAATGTGGGGATGTTCAATGGGGCGACCTTCATCCTGCTGCCCCGCTTCGACGTGGAGGAGGCGCTGAACGCGATCCGCACCTATCAGCCCACGTTCCTGCCCGCGGTGCCCACGATGTATATCGCCCTGCTCAACCATCCGCGGGCCGCCGAGGCCGGCCTGGGCTCCATCCGCCTATGCAACAGCGGGGCGGCCCCGCTGCCGGTGGAGGTCATCCAGCAGTTCGCCCGCTTCTCCTCCGGCGCCTTCATCGAAGGCTACGGCCTGACGGAGGCTTCCCCCATCACGCACATCAACCCCATCATGAACCTCAAGAAGCTGGGAAGCATCGGGCTCCCCATCCCCGACACGGATGCCCGCATCGTGGATGTGGAGACCGGGACGCGTGAGCTGGGGCCGGGCGAGATCGGCGAGCTGATCATCAAGGGCCCGCAGGTGATGAAGGGCTACTGGAACCGGCCGGAGGAGACGGCGCAGACCCTGCGGGACGGCTGGCTCTACACGGGGGACATCGCCCGGATGGACGAGGACGGCTACTTCTATATCGTTGATCGCAAGAAGGATATGATCCTCACCGGCGGCTTCAACGTCTACCCGCGGGAGGTGGAGGAGGTCCTGTATGCCCATCCCGCGGTCCTGGAGGCCGCCGTGGTGGGCGTCCCGGATCCTTACCGTGGGGAGGCGGTGAAGGCCTACGTGGTCCTCAAGCCCGGGGCGCAGGCCTCCGAGGAAGAGATCCTGGAGCATTGCCGCAAGAACCTCGCACCTTACAAGGTTCCCCGGAGCGTGGAGTTCCGGGATTCCCTGCCCAAGTCGATGGTGGGAAAGGTGCTCCGGCGGATGCTGCGGGAGGCCGCGCCGGCGATCGCTGCGCCCTCGCTGACGGTGCCGCCGGATGTTCCCATCCGCGCGTTCTTCATGGAATGGGTCCCCCGGCTCTTCGAGGCGGCCGTCGCCGCCGCGCCCCCGGAGGGGATGGAGGGAACCACCCTGATCGTCCGCTACCGGGTGGATGGAGAGGTCTTCACGCTGCGGGTCGAGGACGGCAGGCGCCTGACGGTGGTCGAGGGGGAGACCGAGGAGACGCCCCATGTGGAGCTGATCCTCCATCCGGAAGCGCTGCGAGAGGTCATTGCCGGTCGCCTCTACATGGGGGACCCCCCCTACCTGGCCTTCCAATCCCGGCGCCGCTTTGAGGCGCTTCAGCGCCTGAAGGGGACGGTGCGCCTGGAGCTGGAACGGCCGGATGGAACCCTGTGGCAGGCGACGGCCATCTATAACGGGGCGGCGGAGCCCTCGGGCACCCTGCGCATGACCACCACGGATTACAGCTCGATGCAGCGCGGGGAGCTGGATGGCCAGGTGGCTTTCGCGACAGGCAAGCTGCGATGGGAGGGCGACTTCACGCTCCTCATCGGCCTGCGCACATTGAGGGAATGA
- a CDS encoding acyl-CoA dehydrogenase family protein: MRVLSSRCFAVEETLGAGSAAIGFDPHWREMAMISFEPTDEQRMLIQTVHAFAEEHLRRVARECDESGQIPEDVVDRGWSIGLLPSMIPEAYGGFGEPSALTSVLALEELGWGDFTLALYLLAPHAVALPILLYGTEEQKRTYLPRFCGERFVEAAAALIEPSFLFDPFQLKTTAHREGEAYVLNGVKIGVPFGAEAELLLVYASEDGRTQAFLVEKGTPGLVVKGRDRYAGIRALPTYEIALEGCRVPLCQRIGGDSGISMERLLERSRVALAALAVGLARGAFEYARDYAKQRVQFGEPIAHRQAIAFMIAEMAIDIDAARLMAWEAAWRIDRGEDAAREAYLCKLFADDMALRVTDGAVQTLGGHGYIRDHPVEMWLRNARGLPMLEGMVMV, translated from the coding sequence ATGCGAGTTCTCTCCTCGCGCTGCTTCGCCGTGGAGGAAACGTTAGGGGCCGGGAGCGCGGCGATCGGCTTCGATCCTCACTGGAGGGAGATGGCGATGATCTCGTTTGAGCCAACGGATGAACAGCGGATGCTGATCCAGACGGTCCATGCCTTCGCCGAGGAGCACCTGCGCCGGGTCGCGCGGGAGTGCGATGAGAGCGGGCAGATCCCGGAGGATGTGGTCGATCGCGGGTGGTCCATTGGACTGCTTCCCAGCATGATCCCGGAGGCCTATGGGGGCTTCGGTGAGCCGTCGGCGCTGACCAGCGTGCTGGCCCTGGAGGAGCTGGGTTGGGGTGATTTCACCCTCGCCCTCTACCTGCTGGCGCCCCACGCGGTGGCCCTCCCGATCCTGCTGTATGGAACCGAGGAGCAGAAGCGGACCTATCTCCCCCGCTTCTGCGGGGAGCGTTTCGTGGAAGCGGCGGCGGCGCTGATCGAGCCCAGCTTCCTGTTCGATCCCTTCCAGCTGAAGACCACCGCCCATCGGGAGGGAGAGGCATACGTCCTGAATGGGGTCAAGATCGGCGTCCCCTTCGGGGCGGAGGCGGAACTGCTCCTGGTTTACGCCAGCGAGGACGGGCGCACCCAGGCCTTCCTGGTAGAGAAGGGGACGCCGGGACTGGTGGTGAAGGGGCGCGATCGCTACGCCGGGATCCGGGCCCTCCCGACGTATGAGATCGCCCTGGAAGGATGCCGCGTTCCGCTCTGCCAGCGGATCGGTGGGGACTCCGGGATCTCCATGGAGCGGCTGCTGGAGCGATCCCGGGTGGCACTGGCCGCCCTGGCGGTCGGGCTGGCCCGCGGCGCCTTCGAGTATGCGCGGGATTACGCCAAGCAGCGGGTGCAATTCGGTGAACCCATCGCCCACCGCCAGGCCATCGCCTTCATGATCGCGGAGATGGCCATCGACATCGACGCCGCCCGCCTGATGGCCTGGGAGGCCGCGTGGAGGATCGACCGGGGGGAGGATGCAGCCCGGGAGGCCTATCTGTGCAAGCTCTTCGCGGACGACATGGCCCTGCGCGTAACCGACGGCGCGGTCCAGACCCTGGGCGGCCACGGGTATATCCGGGATCATCCGGTGGAGATGTGGTTACGCAACGCCCGGGGCCTCCCCATGCTGGAAGGGATGGTGATGGTATGA